From Dehalococcoidales bacterium, the proteins below share one genomic window:
- the prfA gene encoding peptide chain release factor 1, producing MLERLEQIEHRYQELTEQMAEPQIASNVKRLQTLAQERAGFEELVAKYRDYKATAGSLAETRAMLNGELDEEMKALVKQEIGSLEANLERILAGLKTALVPRDVSGEKNVIMEIRAGAGGDEAALFVADLFRMYSRYAQSKGWTIDIINSSESGRGGFKEIIFEVKGVGAFSRLKFERGVHRVQRVPVTESSGRIHTSTVTVAVLPEASEVEVSINPNDLKVDFYRSGGAGGQNVNKVSTAVRLTHLQSGMVIICQDERSQLQNRNRAMAVLRARLLDIEQQKQEDEITEQRRSQVGTGGRAEKIRTYNFPQDRVSDHRIGLTLRNLPRIMEGDLDKLVDTLAADDQAKLLEE from the coding sequence ATGCTGGAGCGTTTGGAGCAGATAGAGCATCGTTACCAGGAGTTGACCGAGCAGATGGCTGAGCCGCAAATAGCCTCTAATGTAAAGCGGTTGCAGACGCTGGCCCAGGAGAGGGCTGGTTTTGAGGAACTGGTGGCTAAGTATCGGGATTATAAGGCAACTGCCGGTTCCCTGGCGGAGACCAGGGCAATGCTGAATGGCGAACTTGATGAGGAGATGAAGGCTCTGGTCAAGCAGGAGATAGGGAGCCTTGAAGCGAACCTGGAGCGTATCCTGGCCGGGCTGAAGACGGCCCTTGTCCCCCGGGATGTCAGTGGTGAAAAGAATGTTATTATGGAAATTCGGGCGGGGGCTGGTGGTGATGAAGCCGCCCTGTTTGTTGCTGATCTTTTCCGTATGTACAGCCGGTATGCTCAATCTAAGGGATGGACGATAGACATTATTAATAGTAGTGAGAGTGGACGGGGTGGCTTCAAGGAAATCATATTCGAGGTAAAGGGCGTCGGTGCTTTCAGCCGGCTTAAATTCGAGCGGGGGGTGCATCGGGTGCAGCGGGTGCCTGTCACCGAATCGTCAGGGCGAATTCATACCTCGACAGTTACCGTGGCGGTACTGCCCGAGGCGAGCGAGGTAGAGGTATCAATCAATCCCAATGATCTGAAGGTTGACTTCTACCGCAGCGGGGGAGCCGGTGGTCAGAATGTGAATAAGGTGTCTACTGCCGTACGCCTTACCCACCTGCAGTCCGGTATGGTGATCATCTGTCAGGACGAGCGTTCGCAGCTGCAGAACAGAAATAGGGCAATGGCGGTACTTCGTGCCCGCCTGCTGGATATCGAGCAGCAGAAGCAGGAAGATGAGATAACCGAGCAGCGCCGCTCCCAGGTAGGCACCGGCGGCCGGGCAGAAAAGATAAGGACCTATAACTTCCCTCAAGATCGTGTTTCCGACCATCGTATCGGTTTAACCCTCCGTAATCTACCCCGGATTATGGAAGGAGATCTGGACAAACTTGTCGATACCTTGGCTGCCGATGATCAGGCGAAGCTGTTGGAAGAGTAG
- a CDS encoding aminotransferase class IV, with translation MSNVVYLNGALIPRSRAKVSALDYGFLYGLGLFETMRAYEGQVFRLESHLSRLSRSAELLGIPVIISELRDAIRETLEANRLRNARIRVTISAGEGKMPPNPKTCRKPTVLVLAERYQPYPQEVYRRGFRAVISSIRRNSQSPLSGLKSSSYMESLLARQQAGERGGDEAICLNEKGFLAEASMSNIFLVSEGILRTPGEESGILPGITRSVIIELALKLGINVLEEDIRPIELFQAQEAFLTNSLIEVMPLTEIEGKPVASGRPGALSERLLTEYREQVLNG, from the coding sequence GTGAGTAATGTCGTCTACCTGAATGGTGCTCTGATACCCCGCAGCCGGGCTAAGGTATCCGCTCTGGACTACGGTTTTCTCTACGGACTCGGCCTCTTCGAGACCATGCGCGCCTACGAAGGACAGGTGTTTCGTCTGGAAAGCCACTTAAGCCGTCTGAGCCGTTCCGCCGAATTACTGGGGATACCGGTCATAATATCAGAGTTGAGAGATGCGATAAGAGAAACTCTCGAGGCTAACCGTCTCCGCAATGCCCGCATCCGCGTCACTATCTCCGCCGGCGAGGGGAAAATGCCCCCCAATCCCAAGACATGCCGGAAGCCCACGGTGCTGGTGCTGGCGGAACGCTATCAGCCCTACCCCCAGGAGGTCTACCGGAGAGGCTTCCGGGCAGTTATCTCATCTATCCGCCGCAACAGCCAGTCCCCTCTGTCCGGACTGAAATCATCCAGTTACATGGAGAGCCTCCTCGCCAGACAGCAAGCCGGAGAAAGGGGGGGTGACGAAGCCATCTGTCTCAATGAAAAGGGATTTCTTGCCGAGGCCAGCATGAGCAACATCTTTCTGGTAAGCGAGGGTATACTGAGAACGCCGGGGGAAGAAAGTGGCATTCTGCCCGGAATTACCCGGAGCGTGATCATAGAGCTGGCCCTTAAGCTGGGTATCAATGTGCTTGAAGAGGACATCAGACCGATTGAGCTTTTCCAGGCCCAGGAAGCCTTCCTGACCAACTCACTGATCGAGGTAATGCCCCTTACCGAGATAGAAGGTAAGCCCGTTGCCTCGGGGAGACCGGGGGCTCTCAGCGAGAGGCTGCTTACGGAATACCGGGAGCAGGTTCTCAACGGTTGA
- a CDS encoding VTT domain-containing protein, with amino-acid sequence MFSRDRQPGEKRDWLGALMRGKVLPILGIATVVFITVVIIRYRDSITELGALSYPGIFLGSMLWNATVLVPIPSFWIYFGLGTIPCLHPALIGLAGGSGAAVGELTSYMAGYSGRAILKLDKRKAYERVQRWIKKWGFWVIFGFNLVPVFPFDLFGIAAGALRFPLWKFYLACLAGRTLAYGAIAFAGAQGWIPPLSFLNPP; translated from the coding sequence ATGTTTAGCCGTGATAGGCAGCCCGGTGAGAAGAGGGACTGGCTGGGAGCATTGATGAGAGGGAAAGTCCTTCCCATTCTGGGTATCGCCACGGTGGTTTTCATTACGGTTGTCATCATCCGGTATCGAGACAGCATTACCGAACTCGGTGCTTTAAGCTACCCCGGTATTTTCTTGGGCAGTATGCTCTGGAACGCCACTGTTCTGGTCCCTATCCCCAGCTTCTGGATCTATTTCGGTCTCGGTACCATTCCTTGTCTTCATCCGGCCCTTATCGGACTGGCCGGTGGTAGCGGTGCTGCCGTTGGTGAGCTGACCAGCTACATGGCAGGGTATAGCGGTCGGGCAATTCTGAAGCTGGACAAGAGAAAGGCCTACGAACGGGTACAGAGGTGGATAAAGAAGTGGGGCTTTTGGGTTATCTTCGGCTTTAACCTGGTGCCCGTCTTTCCCTTTGATCTCTTTGGGATAGCGGCTGGTGCCCTGCGCTTTCCCCTGTGGAAATTCTACCTGGCCTGCTTGGCGGGGAGGACACTGGCCTACGGAGCGATAGCCTTTGCCGGTGCTCAGGGATGGATACCACCCCTATCTTTTCTTAATCCCCCATAA
- the prmC gene encoding peptide chain release factor N(5)-glutamine methyltransferase, whose amino-acid sequence MTVKEALTRARKAFAIGNVEDARLESELLLRHALRIDRVQLYQEPERRLAPREAAGFWRLVERRLGGEPTAYITGRREFYGLSFSVDSSVLIPRPETELLVDTALEIARRCPVMSVAEIGTGCGAIAVVLALSLPEVRIYATDISAPALRVARLNCQSHGVADRIRLLAGDMLDPLPGPVDLVVANLPYVPQREAYRLGLADFEPLLALDGGRDGLEKIGRLCSKIGDRLRPGGFLLLEIGQEQGGAVTALLRRLFPSARIEVFPDLAGIDRMVVLSLAPVESISREMQRAA is encoded by the coding sequence ATGACGGTAAAAGAGGCTCTCACTCGTGCCCGAAAAGCCTTTGCCATTGGCAACGTCGAGGATGCCCGCTTAGAATCCGAGTTGCTGTTGAGGCATGCTTTAAGAATAGACCGGGTTCAGTTATATCAGGAGCCGGAGCGTAGATTGGCTCCCCGTGAGGCAGCCGGTTTCTGGCGACTGGTTGAGCGCCGTCTTGGCGGTGAGCCTACCGCCTATATTACGGGGCGCCGCGAGTTTTACGGGTTGAGCTTCTCTGTTGATAGCAGTGTCTTGATTCCCCGCCCGGAAACCGAGTTGCTGGTAGATACGGCTCTCGAGATTGCGCGCCGATGTCCGGTTATGAGCGTGGCTGAAATCGGCACCGGTTGTGGCGCTATCGCCGTCGTGCTTGCGCTGAGCCTGCCCGAAGTCAGAATATATGCTACTGATATATCGGCTCCTGCTCTCAGGGTGGCCCGGCTTAATTGCCAGAGCCATGGGGTAGCGGATAGAATACGTCTTCTGGCCGGTGATATGCTTGATCCTTTACCCGGGCCCGTCGACCTTGTCGTGGCTAATCTTCCCTATGTTCCGCAACGGGAGGCCTACCGGCTGGGGTTGGCGGATTTCGAGCCGTTGCTGGCGCTCGACGGAGGCCGGGATGGGTTGGAAAAGATAGGCCGGTTGTGTAGTAAGATAGGTGATAGGCTCCGTCCCGGGGGCTTCCTGCTTCTGGAGATAGGACAGGAACAGGGCGGGGCAGTGACCGCTCTGCTACGCCGCCTTTTCCCCTCCGCCAGGATAGAGGTATTCCCGGACCTGGCTGGTATCGACCGGATGGTGGTATTGTCTCTTGCCCCGGTGGAGAGTATTAGCAGGGAGATGCAGAGAGCAGCCTGA
- a CDS encoding corrinoid protein — protein MVNEALLAEAKQSIIDYDKDRAEEIARKALAAGMNPNDVLTEGFVPGITEVGDLFDRGQLFLPELMLAAEAMKAASAICVEALPATEVKVAKKVVIGTVEGDIHDIGKSIVVSFLLANGFEVYDMGRDVPIADFVQKAREVGADVVGSSALLTTTMQKQMVLEEELKKAGIRDKVKTIVGGAPCSEQWARRIGADAYAESAVDGLNKIKALTGLA, from the coding sequence ATGGTGAACGAGGCATTGTTGGCGGAGGCAAAGCAGTCAATTATTGACTACGATAAGGACAGGGCTGAGGAAATTGCCCGTAAGGCACTGGCGGCCGGGATGAATCCCAACGATGTGCTAACGGAGGGATTTGTCCCCGGGATAACTGAGGTCGGTGATCTCTTTGACCGGGGGCAGTTGTTCCTGCCTGAGTTGATGCTGGCGGCTGAGGCGATGAAGGCGGCTTCGGCAATATGCGTTGAGGCGCTACCGGCGACGGAGGTTAAGGTAGCCAAGAAGGTAGTCATCGGAACGGTAGAAGGGGATATCCATGACATCGGGAAATCGATAGTGGTTTCCTTCTTATTGGCCAATGGCTTTGAGGTATATGATATGGGTAGGGATGTGCCCATCGCCGACTTTGTTCAGAAAGCCCGGGAGGTGGGGGCCGATGTAGTTGGTAGCAGCGCGCTGCTGACCACTACCATGCAAAAACAGATGGTGCTTGAGGAAGAGCTGAAAAAGGCCGGTATTCGGGATAAGGTCAAGACTATTGTCGGCGGGGCACCCTGTAGCGAGCAATGGGCGAGGCGGATAGGGGCCGATGCTTATGCGGAAAGCGCTGTCGACGGGCT
- a CDS encoding MFS transporter, whose protein sequence is MERQGGNIDSAANSRDFRPPDCVRITIFGFATTALWSSLHIIILPLRIMEFVPESQKATWLGLLTFTGLLLAIAVQPIAGMASDHSGSGWGRRRPFILAGGILTLSFLPGIGLAGSLAALFAIYYLMQVSANTALGPYQAFIPDLVPADRRGLASGVKNLIDVVGGFTFVWLVGQLMDRYSPGPGSQWLWFSLGALAAVFLGTMVFTIMKVKEPPGAGGPRLPFLTTLTRSFRIDTRANPDYIRFLLARLLFVIPLTTFQVFGLYFFRDVAGVPNPAAVMGNFILVSGGCMLATTYLAGRLSDRLGRRPVALISGIIGTVGIGLLFFFHSYHLMLLASVLMGIGFGGLMSSNWALAVDLVPKEKAGQYIGLTNLATAGGSALARLNGPMIDFFNIRSPGSGYSAMLLAAVLSLIASSTLLWGIKKR, encoded by the coding sequence GTGGAAAGGCAAGGGGGCAATATCGACTCCGCTGCTAACAGCAGAGACTTTCGTCCGCCTGACTGTGTCAGGATCACCATCTTCGGCTTTGCCACGACGGCCCTCTGGAGCAGCCTGCACATTATCATCCTGCCACTCAGGATAATGGAATTCGTCCCCGAATCACAAAAGGCGACCTGGCTCGGGCTGCTTACTTTTACCGGCCTGCTCCTGGCAATAGCCGTCCAACCGATAGCCGGAATGGCCAGTGACCACTCCGGGTCCGGGTGGGGACGGAGGCGGCCTTTCATCCTTGCCGGCGGTATACTGACGCTGTCGTTCCTGCCCGGAATAGGCCTCGCCGGCAGCTTAGCCGCCCTCTTTGCCATCTATTACCTGATGCAGGTTAGTGCCAATACCGCACTGGGCCCGTATCAAGCCTTTATTCCCGACCTGGTGCCGGCAGATAGAAGAGGGCTTGCTTCAGGAGTAAAAAACCTGATCGATGTAGTGGGTGGGTTCACCTTCGTCTGGTTGGTAGGCCAGCTAATGGACCGCTACTCTCCCGGACCGGGCAGCCAGTGGCTATGGTTTAGCCTGGGCGCACTGGCCGCCGTCTTCCTGGGTACCATGGTCTTTACCATCATGAAGGTCAAGGAGCCGCCCGGAGCCGGCGGCCCCAGGTTACCTTTCCTGACCACACTGACGAGAAGTTTCCGGATCGATACCAGAGCAAACCCCGACTATATCCGTTTCCTGCTGGCCCGCCTCTTGTTTGTTATCCCCCTGACCACCTTCCAGGTGTTCGGTTTATATTTTTTCCGTGATGTCGCCGGTGTTCCTAATCCTGCTGCGGTAATGGGTAACTTTATCCTGGTCTCCGGTGGTTGTATGCTGGCAACAACCTACCTCGCCGGCCGTCTCTCGGACAGGTTGGGAAGGAGGCCGGTCGCCCTTATATCGGGAATCATCGGTACGGTAGGGATCGGGCTCCTGTTCTTCTTTCACAGCTACCACCTGATGCTGCTTGCCTCCGTCCTGATGGGGATTGGCTTCGGCGGCCTGATGAGCAGCAACTGGGCTCTGGCAGTAGACCTGGTACCCAAGGAGAAAGCCGGGCAATACATCGGCCTGACTAACCTGGCTACTGCCGGCGGCTCGGCACTGGCCCGCCTCAACGGACCGATGATCGACTTCTTTAACATCCGCAGCCCCGGCTCGGGCTACTCGGCCATGCTGCTAGCCGCAGTCCTATCTCTTATTGCCAGCTCAACCCTGTTATGGGGGATTAAGAAAAGATAG
- the pabB gene encoding aminodeoxychorismate synthase component I has translation MSKASRYPLIEEVDLKSSMPDTFDLFRNEQFSFFLDSGMDPHKLGRYSFIGSNPFLVIRSRGTETTLRRGTEKSRLGGSPLDTLSNLLEVYRLDSGPSPVPFIGGAVGYLSYDLCHFIERLPETAVDDLKLPECYFGFYDLILSFDNLRSKAYIISTGFPELIEEKRRKRAVERLSEVKAKLAKAPGPGQEPPPITTPPSTETVKLKGGFTHSEYIKAVEKARQYIIAGDIFEVNLSQRFEAELRVAPYELYKRLRRINPAPFACYLGFNEITVVSASPERFLRLRGDRAETRPIKGTRPRGKTPEEDKALAIELLNSTKERAENIMIVDLERNDLGRVCRFGTVKVTELVILEMFPTVFHLTSTVEGRLREGKNGIDLIKATFPGGSITGAPKIRSMEIIDELEPTRRGPYTGNIGYLSFNGDLDLNIVIRTFLVKGSKSYFQVGGAIVYDSDPEAEYQETLDKASALIDALNKTTTEGTEDGYGYSNR, from the coding sequence ATGAGTAAAGCGTCTCGCTACCCACTGATAGAAGAAGTAGACCTGAAATCATCAATGCCTGATACCTTCGATCTCTTCAGGAATGAGCAGTTCAGCTTCTTTCTGGACAGCGGGATGGATCCGCATAAGCTGGGGCGCTATTCCTTTATCGGCTCAAACCCTTTTCTAGTAATCAGAAGCCGTGGTACTGAGACTACGCTCCGCCGGGGAACCGAAAAGAGCAGACTGGGCGGCAGTCCCTTAGACACACTGAGTAATCTACTGGAAGTCTATCGGCTGGACTCCGGCCCCTCGCCGGTACCATTCATCGGCGGCGCCGTCGGCTACTTAAGCTATGACCTCTGTCACTTTATTGAGCGGCTACCCGAGACCGCCGTCGATGACCTCAAGCTACCCGAGTGTTACTTCGGCTTCTACGACCTGATCCTGTCATTTGATAACCTGCGGAGTAAGGCTTATATCATCTCAACCGGCTTTCCTGAACTAATAGAGGAAAAAAGAAGAAAAAGAGCCGTCGAACGCCTCAGTGAAGTAAAGGCCAAGCTGGCTAAGGCACCGGGCCCCGGACAAGAGCCGCCTCCGATAACTACACCCCCATCTACCGAGACGGTGAAACTCAAGGGCGGATTCACTCATTCTGAATACATCAAGGCGGTTGAGAAAGCCCGGCAGTATATCATCGCCGGTGATATCTTCGAGGTAAACCTCTCCCAGCGCTTCGAGGCCGAACTCCGCGTTGCCCCGTATGAGTTATACAAACGGCTACGGCGGATAAACCCGGCACCCTTTGCCTGTTATCTCGGCTTCAATGAGATCACCGTGGTAAGCGCCTCTCCGGAGAGGTTTCTTCGCCTGAGAGGAGACCGGGCAGAGACACGTCCCATCAAAGGCACCCGCCCGAGAGGAAAGACCCCCGAGGAAGACAAGGCGTTAGCCATAGAGCTTCTCAACAGCACAAAAGAGCGAGCCGAGAACATTATGATTGTCGACTTAGAGAGAAACGACCTGGGCCGCGTATGCCGTTTCGGCACCGTCAAGGTGACCGAACTGGTGATACTGGAGATGTTCCCTACCGTATTTCACCTTACTTCCACCGTGGAAGGCAGGCTCAGGGAGGGCAAGAACGGCATCGACCTGATTAAAGCTACCTTCCCCGGCGGTTCCATAACAGGAGCCCCCAAGATACGCTCAATGGAGATTATCGACGAACTGGAACCGACCAGAAGAGGCCCCTATACCGGTAATATCGGCTATCTAAGCTTTAACGGCGACCTTGACCTCAATATAGTTATTCGCACCTTTCTGGTCAAAGGCAGTAAATCCTACTTCCAGGTGGGCGGCGCCATTGTCTATGACTCGGACCCCGAGGCCGAGTACCAGGAAACGCTGGATAAGGCAAGCGCACTGATTGACGCCTTAAACAAGACCACAACTGAGGGAACTGAAGACGGATACGGTTATAGTAATCGATAA
- a CDS encoding aminodeoxychorismate/anthranilate synthase component II, which produces MGWEPLVYRNDRVTLEQIESLGPSHIIISPGPGTPLDAGVSNDVIRRFAGAIPILGVCLGHQCIGYAYGARVVRAPIPTHGKRSLIYHDGRTIYRGLPRPFEAGRYHSLVIKESTLPAALELTAMTGDGVVMGIRHKEYVVEGVQFHPESIMTDVGHDILKNFLSFSQPSWTREQTGE; this is translated from the coding sequence CTGGGATGGGAACCGCTGGTCTACCGGAATGACCGGGTAACCCTGGAACAAATCGAGAGCCTTGGCCCCTCCCACATTATCATCTCCCCAGGACCCGGTACCCCGCTCGATGCGGGAGTCTCCAACGATGTTATACGCCGCTTCGCCGGCGCCATTCCCATCCTCGGTGTCTGCCTGGGCCACCAGTGTATCGGGTATGCCTATGGTGCCCGGGTCGTCCGTGCCCCTATTCCCACACACGGGAAGCGTTCCCTGATCTACCACGACGGCAGGACGATATACCGGGGCCTGCCCAGGCCATTCGAGGCAGGCCGTTACCACTCCCTGGTAATAAAGGAGTCTACACTCCCTGCGGCGCTGGAACTGACCGCAATGACCGGCGACGGAGTAGTAATGGGAATCCGCCATAAAGAATACGTCGTTGAAGGAGTACAGTTTCACCCGGAGTCAATAATGACCGATGTCGGCCACGATATACTAAAGAACTTTCTCAGCTTTTCACAGCCGAGTTGGACCAGGGAGCAGACCGGTGAGTAA
- a CDS encoding PAS domain S-box protein, with product MKDKDSDKTKRQLIQELEAMRRRIAGLEASAAESQFMERDRAGEVKKLFVQGPVVVFRWRAEEGWPVEYVSSNLESQFGYRPADFTDGGISYRDIIHPEDIPHILEELERCDENSKEYLRQEYRIRSKDGGYRWVYDYTLLIRGSTGTATHYLGYITDITESKQAGEAVRESEAKYRFLTENMTDIVFTIDLNMKTTYVSPSVERILGFTPEERMRQQPQDQLTPTSYKLVAETLQRELERERATGIVADKLFTLELEYYHKNGSVIITEVTAHAIRDEQGKPIGVYGLCRDITERKKAGEQLRESEGKYRLLANNAADVIWTMDIDNPTQLIYISPSVKQLLGYSIEEAKSKKMEEIFTDTSFKRAMLVYAEEMAKKDDFTTGGAVGSKTIEFELKRADGSTVPVDINYSLIRGPDDQPVQMLAVARDITERKRMEEELEQERALFVSGPTIVFRWLAADGWPIDYVSPNVYDLLGYTAKELMDGKHLFGDMLHLDDVRRIAEANEKAEQRKGQRILMGEYRILTKNGEIKWVHEHTMLVKDDQGAVKYHHGYVTDITEQKKTEAEKREMERKAQVTSRLASVGEMVSGIAHEINNPLTSVVGFSELLMEKDLPEDLRKDVEIIHGGSQRAADIVKRLLTFARQHKPERTCTGINEILESTLALRKYALETSNIEVITLLDTELPWTVADAGQLQQVFLNIIVNAETAMKKAHGRGRLTIRTEQAGDRIRISFADDGPGIAGENLERIFDPFFTTREVGEGTGLGLSLAHGIVVEHNGALYAESEEGKGATFFVELPVVMEEEKKIERVEEVETAGKTVGGRILVVDDEPAIMAFLKKLLGGEGYDVATAGSGREALEMTKEQRYNLIICDIKMPGLSGAELYDELGGIAPSLQKRVIFITGDVIGPATNKFLKATGVPHINKPFDIAELKKEINRVIVSAG from the coding sequence ATGAAAGACAAAGACAGCGACAAAACTAAAAGACAGTTGATACAGGAACTTGAGGCTATGCGCCGGCGCATAGCCGGATTAGAGGCATCAGCGGCTGAGAGCCAGTTCATGGAAAGAGACCGGGCTGGGGAGGTAAAGAAGCTGTTCGTGCAAGGGCCGGTAGTTGTCTTCCGGTGGCGGGCCGAAGAAGGCTGGCCGGTCGAGTATGTTTCTTCGAACCTCGAGAGTCAATTCGGCTACAGGCCGGCTGATTTTACCGACGGCGGGATATCATACCGCGACATAATCCATCCGGAGGACATACCGCATATATTAGAGGAATTGGAGCGATGCGATGAAAATAGCAAAGAATATCTCAGGCAGGAATACCGCATCAGAAGCAAGGACGGCGGTTACAGATGGGTCTATGATTATACTCTGTTAATAAGGGGCAGTACCGGAACAGCGACACACTATCTCGGCTATATTACAGACATCACCGAGAGCAAGCAGGCGGGAGAGGCAGTTCGGGAATCCGAAGCCAAATACCGGTTCCTCACCGAGAACATGACCGACATAGTCTTTACTATCGACCTGAATATGAAGACCACATATGTGAGCCCATCCGTGGAAAGAATCCTGGGCTTTACTCCCGAAGAGAGGATGAGACAGCAACCGCAAGACCAACTCACCCCGACATCGTATAAATTAGTCGCGGAGACACTGCAACGAGAATTGGAAAGAGAAAGGGCTACCGGGATAGTTGCCGATAAACTATTTACTCTTGAGCTGGAATACTATCACAAAAACGGCTCGGTAATAATCACGGAGGTAACCGCCCATGCCATTCGAGATGAGCAGGGTAAGCCGATCGGCGTCTACGGGCTGTGCCGCGATATCACCGAGCGGAAGAAGGCAGGGGAACAACTACGGGAGAGTGAGGGAAAATACCGTCTACTCGCTAACAATGCGGCGGATGTTATTTGGACCATGGATATCGATAACCCCACCCAGCTGATCTATATCAGCCCTTCCGTAAAGCAACTGCTAGGTTACAGTATTGAAGAAGCTAAGAGCAAGAAGATGGAGGAGATTTTTACCGATACCTCGTTTAAGCGTGCCATGCTGGTTTATGCGGAAGAAATGGCCAAAAAAGACGATTTTACAACAGGAGGAGCAGTAGGATCGAAAACGATCGAGTTTGAGTTGAAGCGTGCTGACGGATCTACAGTCCCTGTGGATATTAATTACAGCCTAATACGAGGCCCCGACGATCAACCCGTTCAGATGTTGGCGGTAGCCCGTGATATTACCGAGCGTAAGAGGATGGAGGAGGAGTTGGAGCAGGAGCGTGCGCTGTTTGTCAGCGGCCCCACCATCGTCTTCCGATGGCTTGCCGCCGATGGCTGGCCTATCGATTACGTCTCTCCCAACGTATACGATCTGCTGGGCTATACCGCCAAAGAGCTGATGGATGGTAAGCACCTATTCGGGGATATGTTACATCTCGATGACGTTCGTCGAATAGCCGAAGCAAACGAAAAGGCCGAACAGCGGAAGGGGCAGAGGATATTGATGGGTGAGTACCGCATCCTGACCAAGAATGGTGAAATCAAGTGGGTGCATGAGCACACGATGCTGGTCAAGGATGACCAAGGAGCGGTCAAGTACCATCACGGCTACGTTACCGACATCACCGAACAGAAAAAGACAGAGGCAGAGAAGCGGGAGATGGAGAGGAAGGCACAGGTGACCAGCCGTCTAGCATCGGTGGGCGAGATGGTCTCCGGCATCGCCCACGAGATAAACAACCCACTAACCAGCGTGGTCGGCTTCTCCGAGCTGCTGATGGAAAAAGACCTGCCCGAAGACTTGAGGAAGGACGTGGAGATTATCCACGGTGGTTCACAGCGGGCCGCCGACATCGTGAAGAGGCTGCTTACCTTCGCCCGCCAGCACAAGCCGGAGCGGACCTGTACCGGAATCAACGAGATCCTCGAAAGCACCCTGGCCCTGCGTAAGTACGCCCTGGAGACCTCCAACATCGAGGTGATTACTCTGCTCGATACCGAACTACCCTGGACAGTGGCCGATGCCGGACAGCTCCAGCAGGTGTTCCTCAACATCATCGTCAACGCCGAGACGGCGATGAAGAAGGCCCACGGCAGGGGCAGGCTTACCATCAGGACGGAGCAGGCCGGCGATAGGATACGGATATCGTTTGCCGATGACGGGCCCGGCATAGCCGGGGAGAACCTGGAGAGGATATTCGACCCCTTCTTCACCACCAGGGAGGTGGGTGAAGGAACCGGCCTGGGCTTGAGCCTGGCCCACGGCATCGTCGTCGAGCATAATGGCGCGCTGTATGCCGAGAGCGAGGAGGGCAAGGGGGCCACCTTCTTCGTCGAGCTGCCCGTAGTGATGGAGGAGGAGAAGAAGATAGAGCGGGTCGAGGAGGTCGAGACAGCCGGGAAGACCGTCGGGGGCCGGATACTGGTGGTGGATGATGAGCCGGCCATAATGGCGTTCCTGAAGAAATTACTCGGCGGCGAGGGTTATGATGTGGCGACGGCAGGCAGCGGCAGAGAAGCCCTTGAGATGACTAAGGAGCAGAGGTACAACCTTATCATCTGTGATATTAAGATGCCCGGCTTAAGCGGCGCCGAGCTGTACGACGAGCTGGGGGGAATAGCCCCTTCCCTGCAGAAGAGGGTCATCTTTATCACCGGAGACGTGATTGGCCCTGCCACCAATAAGTTCCTCAAAGCGACCGGAGTCCCTCACATAAACAAGCCCTTTGATATCGCCGAGCTGAAGAAAGAGATAAACCGGGTGATTGTTAGTGCCGGGTGA